From a region of the Procambarus clarkii isolate CNS0578487 chromosome 18, FALCON_Pclarkii_2.0, whole genome shotgun sequence genome:
- the LOC138365803 gene encoding uncharacterized protein — MSSEMQKLAREPSVVEIKKLEKSNLVLLGQEFGLELNVADKKWTLVNEILQHCIDEQLLASDTPLCQPSQAESATHRESELALELAKIKLEEQKLKTEEARIRANATGPPPAGDSNPRHYEKKHNLPEFSESDPERFFNHFQRVATSMNWPKEEWVKILQGRLRGKAQDIFINMPDDECFEYDKVRECILRAYEITPEAHRQVYRNLRPTHNQPLTEFVNDQIRLFDRWIRSAKAETYEALRNLILMEHFIDVMPENVSQYIRGRIELNSKIGDLAKLAENYQLAGKRPNKNNYTPQSSKPYTHSQSRPAHSNPLPNAPSVSDITNPVKVSSPTAPKGEPKGNSVSNVSSPRRFCGHCNRSNHNISRCWQLYPEKRPNALVVTQGLRPSEGLGSKTSNPQWLDLLTPFLSKGRLLLSEGSSWKDVVIFRDTGAIQTLILESALQGANTLDTGEVVLVEGVTSDTRAVPLHKVTLESDFHKGVCTVGVTSYLPFPNVDVIVGNDLAGDKVGDSRLPIMLPTPKVCLDPPAAEDNVVYPACAVTRSMGLKCKGSPVLAKVVNPEVTRSFPSGENQVDLVDTFMARLDDVAEDIVESLPLPSTESSGEVEENNVEPRPMASDQGLDASLSELQKADPTLADCHETAVSMEEIVDAATGYYYNDRILMRKWRPQGAPLSNEWEVVHQVMLPTCYRERVLAAAHDDPMGGHQGINITYHKILKYFFWPKLKSDVAKFCNACIVCQLVGKPNQTPPKAPLRPIVVPEEPFSHVVMDCVGPLPRTKSGNIYLITMMCITTRYPEAFAVRNIRAKTVVARMLQFFSTFGLPRVVQTDNGTNFKSDVFEQFCKEHGITHKVSSPYHPQSQGVIERFHLTLKQMLKTSCESSHTFWDENLPYVLFAAREGLQSSLGCSPFELVFGHKVRGPLQMLQENLLGNVTLSEGSAFFAQHHQRLKDCKAAAFKYLGKAQEKMKERNDAKSKLRVFQPGDPVLVLKPRLGNTMSHKYEGPYIVTEKTGDLTYKVRHSDKRNQVMLIHVNRLKKFQGPRPIALTNVSISSERGDDCSGDPTNLIFNNSSSVNAVEELSHLQMAQREEVQSLVDEFSSLFGEVPTQTDAICHDVELTDYTPIRLQPYRMSPEKKAIVRKEVDFLLQHGLIRPSQGSWCSPCLLVPKPDGSWRLCTDYRQLNKVTIVDAYPLPLLEDCIDELGNAKYVSKFDLSRGYYQIPLTERAKQLTAFVTPEGVFEYQVLPFGLRNAPATFQRLMNSLLAKVPNCRAYLDDIVLFDSNWADHIARLRQLFAILKRANLTLNAKKCHFGQGTVTYLGYEVGQGKVLPRQDKINAILEYPVLKSKKDVQRFIGMCAYYRRFCQNFSSVATPLTDLLRKAVKFKWSSDCAEAFKNLKLILASAPVLASPRFDRPFKIHVDASDSGAGAVLLQTGDDQVEHPVYYYSVKFDKAQRNYSVVEKEALALVLTCKKFEVYLTGNIVEVYTDHNPLVFLTQMKGKNKRILRWALYLQDFNLSITHLPGRLNVIADALSRLPE; from the coding sequence atgtcttctgaaatgcagaaactggcaagggagccttcagtggtagagataaagaaacttgaaaagtctaatttagtattgttaggccaggaatttggcctagaattaaatgtcgcagataaaaagtggactttggtgaatgaaatattacaacattgtattgatgaacaactattggcaagtgatacacctttatgccagcctagccaagcagaaagtgcaactcatagggagagtgaattagctttagagttagcaaaaataaaattagaggagcaaaaactcaaaaccgaggaggctagaattagagcgaatgccactggacctccacctgccggggattcaaaccccaggcattatgagaaaaagcataatttgcctgaattttccgagtctgaccctgaaaggtttttcaaccattttcagagagtggccacgtccatgaactggccaaaggaagagtgggtgaaaatcctacagggaagacttaggggtaaagcacaagatatttttataaacatgcctgacgacgagtgtttcgaatatgataaagtcagggaatgtattttgcgggcatatgaaattactcctgaagctcaccgccaagtttatcgtaaccttaggcctactcacaaccaaccgctcactgaatttgtgaatgatcaaattcgattatttgatagatggattcgctcggcgaaagccgaaacatacgaggctctcaggaacttaattttaatggagcattttatagatgttatgccagagaatgtttcccagtatattagaggaaggatagagttaaattctaaaataggggatttggccaagttggcagaaaactaccaattggcgggcaaaaggcccaataaaaataattataccccacagagtagcaaaccttatacccacagccagtccagaccagctcattctaaccctttacctaatgcaccttctgtttcagacataactaaccctgttaaagtgtctagcccaacggcacctaaaggtgaaccgaagggtaattctgttagtaatgtctcttctccccgacgtttttgtggtcactgtaatcgttcaaaccacaatattagccgttgttggcaactgtacccagaaaaaagacccaatgctctagttgtgacacagggcttgaggccttcggaagggttagggagtaagacctccaacccacagtggttggacttgcttaccccattcttatcgaaagggagactacttttgtctgagggttcttcctggaaggacgtggtgatcttccgagacaccggtgccatccagactttaattttagagagtgcattgcaaggtgccaacactctcgacactggagaggtggtactggtcgagggtgtcactagtgatactcgggcagtacccctccataaggttaccctggaatctgatttccacaagggtgtttgtacagtcggagtcacttcatacctacctttccctaatgttgatgtaatagttggtaatgatttagcaggggataaggtaggggactccagactgcctattatgttgcctacccctaaggtttgcctggatccacccgccgcagaggataatgttgtgtaccctgcgtgcgcggtgaccaggtctatgggacttaaatgtaagggcagccctgtgcttgccaaggtggtaaatcccgaggtcacgaggagttttccgagtggtgaaaaccaagtggacctcgtggacacattcatggcccgactcgatgacgtggccgaggacattgtggagagcctgccactgccgtctaccgagagtagtggagaggtggaggagaacaatgttgagcctcggccaatggcatctgaccaaggcctagatgcctccttgagtgagttacagaaagctgaccccactcttgcagattgtcatgaaacagccgtctctatggaggaaattgtagacgcagcaactgggtactactacaatgatcggattttgatgagaaaatggagaccacagggggctcccttgtcaaatgagtgggaggtagtccaccaggttatgttgccgacctgctatagagaaagagttttggcagctgctcatgatgatcctatggggggacatcaaggtattaatattacgtatcacaaaattttaaagtattttttctggcccaagctgaaaagcgatgtggcaaaattttgtaatgcgtgtattgtttgtcaactggttgggaaaccaaaccagactccacctaaagctcctctaaggcctattgtcgtgccagaggaaccattttctcatgtggtaatggactgtgttggaccattacctagaactaagtctggtaatatttacctaatcacgatgatgtgtatcactactcgttacccagaggcttttgctgtaaggaacatccgagcaaaaactgttgttgctcgtatgttgcaatttttttccacttttggactgcctcgggtcgtgcaaactgacaatggtactaattttaagtctgatgttttcgagcaattttgtaaggaacatggaataactcataaggtttccagcccataccatccacagagtcagggggtaattgaacgtttccatctaactctgaagcagatgttgaagacatcgtgcgagagttcccacaccttctgggatgagaatttaccgtatgttttgtttgcggctagagagggattacaaagttcactgggctgttctccttttgagttagtctttggccataaagttcgtggacccttgcaaatgttacaggagaatctgttagggaacgtaacgttatccgaaggttcggctttctttgcgcaacaccaccagagactcaaggactgcaaggcggctgcatttaagtatcttggcaaggcccaagaaaagatgaaagaacgtaacgatgctaaatctaagttacgggtatttcagcctggcgaccctgtcctggtattaaagcctcgactagggaacactatgtcccacaagtacgaaggcccctacattgtgacagaaaagacgggggacctcacgtacaaagtgaggcactctgacaaacgtaaccaggtaatgctcatacatgtaaatcgactgaagaagttccagggccccaggcccattgcactaaccaatgtttccatttccagtgagagaggggatgattgttctggggacccaactaatctcattttcaataattctagttctgtgaatgctgtggaggaactgtcccatttgcagatggcccaacgtgaagaggtgcagtcgttggttgatgaattctccagtctgttcggggaggtcccgacccagactgatgccatttgccatgatgtcgagttgacggactacactcccattcgccttcaaccctatcggatgagtccagaaaagaaggccatcgtacggaaggaggtcgacttcttgctccagcacggcctcatccggccgagccagggctcttggtgctcgccctgccttttggtccccaaaccagacggctcctggcgattatgcaccgactatcggcagctcaacaaggtgaccattgtggatgcctatccgctgcccctcctcgaggactgcattgacgagttgggaaatgccaagtacgtttcgaaattcgacctctcgagggggtattatcaaatcccactcactgaacgtgctaaacagctcaccgcgtttgtgacacccgagggtgtttttgagtatcaggtgttaccgttcggcttgcgtaatgcccctgccacgttccagagactcatgaactctctactcgctaaggtgccaaattgtcgggcgtatttagatgatatcgtgctgtttgacagtaattgggctgaccacatagctaggttacgccagttgtttgccatcttgaaaagggcaaatcttaccttaaatgctaaaaagtgtcattttggccaaggcacagtgacgtacctcggttatgaagtgggccaaggaaaagtgttacctcggcaagataaaatcaatgccattctggagtatccagtactaaagtctaaaaaggacgttcaaagatttatcggtatgtgtgcgtactatcgacgtttttgtcagaacttttccagtgttgccactcctctcacagacttgttgcggaaagccgttaaatttaagtggtcatcagactgtgcagaggcatttaaaaatttgaaattgatcttagcttccgccccagtgcttgctagtccaaggttcgaccgaccgtttaaaattcatgttgacgcgtctgactcgggtgctggtgcagtgttgttgcaaactggggatgatcaggtggaacacccagtatattattactctgtgaaattcgacaaggcgcaacgcaattattcagtggtagaaaaagaggcgttggcgctagtgttaacatgtaaaaagttcgaagtttacctcacaggtaatatagtggaagtgtacacggaccataacccactagtcttcctgactcagatgaagggtaagaataaacgcatcctcaggtgggcgttgtacctacaggacttcaatctttccattacccacctaccgggcagactcaacgtgatagccgacgctctgtcccggttgcctgaataa